In a single window of the Bos javanicus breed banteng chromosome 16, ARS-OSU_banteng_1.0, whole genome shotgun sequence genome:
- the CDK18 gene encoding cyclin-dependent kinase 18 yields MSKMKNFKRRFSLSVPRTETIEESLAEFTEQFNQLHNRRNEDLQLGPLGGDPQPESSTFSPTDSGKDLGQLSPGVQYRRQNQRRFSMEDISKRLSLPMDIRLPQEFLQKLQLESPDLPKPLTRMSRRASLSDIGFGKLETYVKLDKLGEGTYATVFKGRSKLTENLVALKEIRLEHEEGAPCTAIREVSLLRNLKHANIVTLHDLVHTERSLTLVFEYLDRDLKQYLDHCGNLMSMHNVKIFMFQLLRGLAYCHRRKILHRDLKPQNLLINERGELKLADFGLARAKSVPTKTYSNEVVTLWYRPPDVLLGSTEYSTPLDMWGVGCIQYEMATGRPLFPGSTVKEELHLIFRLLGTPTEETWPGVMALSEFRAYNFPRYLPQPLLSHVPRLDPDGINLLSSLLLYESKSRVSAEAALRHPYFRSLGERVHQLEDTASLFSLKEIQLQKDPGYRGLAFQQPGRGKNRRQSIF; encoded by the exons ATGAGCAAGATGAAGAACTTTAAGCGCCGCTTCTCCCTATCCGTGCCCCGCACTGAGACCATTGAGGAGTCCTTGGCGGAGTTCACAGAGCAGTTCAACCAGCTCCACAACAGGCGCAACGAGG ACCTGCAGCTTGGTCCTCTTGGTGGAGACCCCCAGCCAGAGTCCAGCACCTTCTCCCCCACAGACAGTGGGAAGGACCTCGGGCAGCTGTCCCCAGGCGTGCAGTACCGGCGGCAGAACCAGCGCCGCTTCTCCATGGAG GACATCAGTAAGAGGCTCTCTCTGCCCATGGACATCCGCTTGCCCCAGGAATTCCTACAGAAGCTGCAGCTGGAGAGCCCAGACCTACCCAAACCGCTCACCCGAATGTCCCGCCGCGCCTCCCTG TCAGATATCGGCTTTGGGAAACTGGAAACATACGTGAAACTGGACAAACTGGGGGAG GGAACCTATGCCACAGTCTTCAAGGGGCGCAGCAAACTGACAGAGAACCTCGTGGCCCTGAAGGAGATCCGGCTGGAGCACGAGGAGGGGGCGCCCTGCACTGCCATCCGCGAGG TGTCTCTCCTGCGGAACCTGAAACACGCCAACATCGTGACCCTGCACGACCTCGTGCACACGGAGCGCTCCCTCACCCTGGTGTTTGAGTACCTG GACCGTGACCTGAAGCAGTATCTGGACCACTGTGGAAACCTCATGAGCATGCACAACGTCAAG ATTTTCATGTTCCAGCTGCTCCGGGGCCTCGCCTACTGCCACCGCCGCAAGATCCTGCACCGGGACCTGAAGCCCCAGAACCTGCTCATCAACGAGAGAGGGGAGCTGAAGCTGGCCGATTTTG GACTGGCCCGGGCCAAGTCAGTGCCCACGAAGACCTACTCCAATGAGGTGGTGACCCTGTGGTACAGGCCCCCCGACGTGCTGCTGGGGTCCACGGAGTACTCCACCCCCCTTGACATGTG GGGTGTGGGCTGCATCCAGTACGAGATGGCCACAGGGAGGCCGCTCTTCCCAGGCTCCACGGTCAAGGAGGAGCTGCACCTCATCTTCCGACTCCTCG GGACCCCCACGGAAGAGACGTGGCCCGGTGTGATGGCCCTGTCCGAGTTCCGAGCCTACAACTTCCCCCGGTACCTCCCCCAGCCGCTCCTCAGCCACGTTCCCAG GTTGGACCCTGACGGCATCAACCTCTTGAGCAGCCTCCTCCTG TATGAATCCAAGAGCCGCGTGTCAGCAGAGGCGGCCCTGAGGCACCCCTACTTCCGGTCTCTGGGGGAGCGCGTGCACCAGCTGGAAGACA ctgcctccctcttctccctgaaGGAGATCCAGCTCCAGAAGGACCCCGGCTACCGGGGCCTGGCCTTCCAGCAGCCAG GGCGAGGGAAGAACCGGCGGCAGAGCATCTTCTGA